One region of Oxalobacteraceae bacterium OTU3CAMAD1 genomic DNA includes:
- the glnT gene encoding type III glutamate--ammonia ligase — MSNAERQEEMAAQGVKYIFAQFTDIHGAAKGKLIPLAHLDDIIYPGAGFSGPSIWGTGLPRNGARSEYYGRADLSTLQAMPWLPGYARVVLDGHVAGQPFDVCPRQILRKQVARLAKHGWTLNAGLEPEFFLLQKGQNGYDAELADTLEKPSYDTKSLLRRRSFLEKLTASLDQCGLGVFQIDHEDATGQFEVNYKYADALKAADNFMLFKMAAHHIAEEEGMLFSMMPKPFADRPGSGLHFHLSLTDRDGKPVFGDEKDSRELDLSPLAYHFMAGLLRHAPALTALCAPTVNSYKRLMCGQSLSGTSWAPAFIGYGNNNRTTVARVVYKRIEWRLPDSSANPYLALAGVIAAGLDGIESSLEAGEPVNQDVYEMSDAQRTELGLKILPQNLGEAAAALQADIVLTAALGDDFIKEFVALKRAEWNEYSQHVSAWETSRYIDWF, encoded by the coding sequence ATGAGCAACGCGGAACGACAGGAGGAGATGGCTGCACAGGGCGTGAAGTACATCTTCGCCCAATTCACCGACATCCATGGCGCGGCAAAAGGCAAGCTGATACCGCTGGCCCACCTGGACGACATCATCTATCCGGGCGCGGGTTTTTCCGGCCCGTCGATCTGGGGCACGGGCCTGCCGCGTAACGGTGCGCGCTCGGAATACTACGGCCGCGCCGATCTTTCTACCTTGCAGGCCATGCCCTGGCTGCCCGGTTACGCGCGCGTGGTGCTCGACGGTCATGTCGCCGGCCAGCCGTTCGATGTTTGTCCGCGCCAGATCTTGCGCAAGCAGGTGGCGCGCCTGGCAAAGCATGGCTGGACGCTCAACGCGGGATTGGAACCCGAGTTCTTCCTGCTGCAAAAGGGACAGAATGGCTACGACGCCGAATTGGCCGACACGCTGGAAAAGCCATCCTACGACACCAAAAGCCTGTTGCGCCGCCGCTCCTTTTTGGAGAAGCTGACCGCGTCGCTGGACCAGTGCGGACTTGGCGTGTTCCAGATCGACCACGAGGACGCGACCGGCCAGTTCGAAGTCAATTACAAATACGCCGACGCGCTGAAGGCCGCCGATAACTTCATGCTGTTCAAGATGGCGGCGCATCACATCGCCGAGGAGGAGGGCATGCTGTTTTCGATGATGCCCAAACCGTTTGCCGACCGCCCGGGCAGCGGCCTGCATTTCCATCTGTCGCTGACGGATCGAGACGGCAAGCCAGTGTTCGGCGACGAGAAGGATAGCCGCGAGCTGGATCTTTCCCCGCTGGCCTATCACTTCATGGCCGGGCTGCTGCGCCATGCCCCGGCGCTGACCGCGCTGTGCGCCCCCACCGTTAATTCCTACAAGCGGCTGATGTGCGGACAATCGCTTTCCGGCACCAGCTGGGCACCGGCCTTTATCGGCTACGGCAACAACAACCGCACCACCGTCGCCCGCGTGGTCTACAAGCGTATCGAATGGCGGCTGCCGGACAGCTCGGCCAATCCATATCTGGCGCTGGCAGGCGTGATCGCCGCCGGCCTGGATGGCATTGAAAGCTCCCTGGAGGCGGGAGAGCCCGTGAACCAGGATGTCTACGAGATGTCCGATGCGCAGCGCACCGAACTCGGACTGAAAATACTGCCGCAAAATTTGGGCGAAGCCGCAGCCGCGCTGCAAGCCGACATTGTGTTGACGGCCGCGCTAGGCGATGACTTTATCAAGGAATTCGTCGCGTTGAAGCGCGCCGAATGGAACGAATACAGTCAACATGTGAGCGCGTGGGAAACCTCGCGATATATCGACTGGTTCTAA